The Lycium barbarum isolate Lr01 chromosome 4, ASM1917538v2, whole genome shotgun sequence nucleotide sequence ATAATGGTTTAAATGAGCGCTACTTTGGACGTCTATTGTCTTTAACTTTAGTTTTTGCCCTTTGGGTTAAAAAGGGTCCCTTTCCATTTATTGGACCTCAATTATTGTCGTTTATAATTAGAAATGTCTCTCCTTTTAATGAAAATATGAAATGACATACAAATTTAATATacacttagaaacactttttagAGGTTTGACCCAACATTGTTGCTCAAAACTCAAAAAGTTTTTCAATTGACGGCAAAAACAAATAGTTTCTCACCAAAATTAGTTTTTtgaaaaaacacttttcaaaataagttgattttgaAAGTTTAGCCAAACAACTTTGAATCGTGGAGTTTGATACATATTCTATCATTGTAGCCTTAGTTTACGGTCTAAGGTGAATTCTCCATGACATAATTTCATTGTAATAGGTTATGGCATTTAAACTTCACACTTCATTACAAATTAACAAAATTATATTATTACTCGACTTCAAaatgttactttctttgtttcaatttaCGTCATATTTTTTCGCTTTTAACATTTTTCGGTTCTTTTAGACGTTAGACTTGAATGCATGTCCTTACATGTCCGCGAGTTCACTTTTTATGTCAAACTATTCCTTTGAGCAGTTTGCGGCGTACGGCTGAGAAAACAATTATACTGGATACATAGATAtagtttttcaaataaaatattaaagtgCAAAGACAGAACAAATTAAAGATACTTAGTAATTGTATTAAAACAATTCATTGATGTAATTTACAAATCAAATAAACACAGTGACAGATAATTTAATCCACCAACCGATAATCCACAGTTTTTGAAGAGCATCAAACTGTATAGCTAGCTACCGCAAAAACGATTTGTATTGaatcaacaaaataaaaagaatcAAATATCAGTAACTCTATTCTTAGTTCTCTCTCAATATTATTGCAAAAGTCCAAGTAAATGGAACAATGCTAACCCAATTCTCTGTTTTGCTTCTTCTACGTACGCAATGTTGCGGAAATTCTTTAATCAAAAGTAGCTAGAAACTATCCTATTTAAATTGAGACTCATTTAGCAAAACGTTTCCGTGAAGGACATGGACTCTTCAATCATTGTAGGTGCAATTTTAATTGAAGTCAAAGTTGTTAATATTACAATTTTATCCTAAAAGGAATTATCAATTCTAATAATTTTtgaagggtataaaagtcgttcaatatttgaaggttATGTTGATCAACCAACATTTGTATTCatacttttaaaataatatagatagatatGCGTATTCTTTTTACAAGGTTTGATATACTTCAtcagtctcaaattatttgtcattttttttattttacaaaccCCTTAATAAATATTAATTAGGAAGGATATATgactaactttacccttatttatgtctaagttataatttCTCTCCATTAcaatgtttactctatttatgtgtaaaaaaaaattgtgtcttGAACTTCTCAAacaataaataatttgagaccaggagtactatttttttttatttttttttaatataaggcCTGATATATTATAGTATTAATACTCCTTTCTGGAAGTTTGCCAGCCAAAGAAAATCAAAGTATTCCATAATTGCTGATGCTTACGAAGTCTCCCAAACTCAAACGAATTGGTCAACACACGCCTAGATACCAACGCCACTATAAAATGTTTCTTGGCAAAGTTAACAAATCCATCATCCTTTCTTCTCCTTATCATTCTGAAAACACTTTCCTTTTGTTCACAAGAAAAACAATTTAACCCCCATCCTAGTTTCTTTTTCTGATTCTTGAAAACACTTCCCTATTTTCAAGATAAAATTCACTCTACAAATACCATCAAAACCCAGTTTCCAACATACCACATCAGTTCTATCACCATTAATCCTAAGTTATCAGGGGACGCTAGACATCTAAATTCAAAGAGTTCTATCTTTTTTGTCAGCGGATTTCGCTCAAAACTCCTTCCCTCGATAGTCTTGAGTTGTTTGGGAGAAACACAAATATTTCTCAAAAGTGATAGTATCAAGAATATCAAAGATAACTTTTCTTTCATCTAGCAGTATAAAATCTTTCCAATCAAGAAACATGCAGGTTCTCCGTTCCAATGAAACCATCACTCCAAAGCTTTCATTTCCACCAGCAAAGTCACCACTAGTTGGCAGAACCAACAGGCCAACTAGTAAGTTTCTTGCATCACCAAGGTCTAAACACAGAGATTCATCACCCCTCATTTCAAGAAGACCAGTGAGGACAACAGCAACAAGCCATTATAGTCTACGAAAAGTTCATGGATCGGCGAACAAAGAGATCATAAAGAGGGCATTAACACCACCAGCTCGCCGACCAACCTTGAGATGGTTGGATTTTAAGCCAACTCCTAGTCGCCTTTGTAATATGTCTGCAGCATAGTTTTGGTCTTTGTAGTTTCTTGGATATAGGATGTGATGTACAAAAGAAACTCAATACGTCAGAGTTTCACTTGtttttttgagaatggtaacATTAGTTTCACTTGTTTATTCTTTATATAGTTTTGAGAATGGTAACATTAGTTTCACTTGTTTATTCTTTATATAGATTATTCTGGACTTTCCAAGATTGCTAGCCATTTCAATTTTTCATTCTTCAGTCCGAACTGAACTACATTATTTTTAAAATTGACTAACTGATATAATATCCGATACATTATTATCCTCTGCAAAGCCAATTCCAATCTGCACTAGTGAAAGTGATACACATCAAGAATCAAACACTTCAGTTGTTCTGTTTTACAAGAAGAAGCATCCATTTTTGGTACTAATAAATGACCGGCAACAAAGAATGACAtgttgaaattttaaaaaattgtagGATATAATGTTAGTTCTCCAGTGGTGGTAAAACGAGGCGGTCTTGTCCTTCCACCAGCTTTGCAGATCGAATTATGTCTCCAGTTTTGATCTGGGGAAGGGTATCTCTTCCAATAGTTGTATATCTATGCATCATAACATAAGAGTTATCACACTGATTTGTTGAAGACAGAATAGCTTTTCACAAATTACTAGACAAAAATTTAGAAGAAACCATACCCGAAAACCGAAAATTGACCCTCATCAAACGACAAACCTCCCAAGCCAGACTGACAAACAACATTTTAATTGGATAAGCTAGGTTGCAGTATTCTATAGAGTGATAATTtaaagaacaagaagaagaaaaacaagaTTAGTCTATACTGATGAATTGCTACTTACATTTCTCTTATCATAAAGATAGAAGAAGAACTGGCTTGGTGATGAATTCTCATCTGATACATCACTATGCGCCATTGCAACTGCACCATAAACGGATAATGGCAGCACAGGCAGCTCCCCATCCTTCCGTAACAAAAGGAATAAACGATAAGCACAAGCACAACAGAAATAAATGCCAAAG carries:
- the LOC132636506 gene encoding uncharacterized protein LOC132636506, yielding MQVLRSNETITPKLSFPPAKSPLVGRTNRPTSKFLASPRSKHRDSSPLISRRPVRTTATSHYSLRKVHGSANKEIIKRALTPPARRPTLRWLDFKPTPSRLCNMSAA